ttttttttcttgcttcacTTAAAATTCTATTCAGTATTCTAGTCTCCATTTAACACAGTCGAGAAGAGAGCAGTAAGAAACGGATCATGGAAACTGTGATTTATCACACACGTTACAAACTGATCGCTTTACTTGCacaaatcaaaatattatcatcgtacgtatatatgtataatatcgttATTGATACCGTGTGACGATTCAATGTGCAAATCTTTTTCAGTTTAATAATTAGGTACATTGCAATGGTGGTGAAGATATTTCTGTGAATTGAGATCCTAGacccaaaattttcgacttttttctttttttttcttaacgacatgtagatttttaaattctctatTTTGTCAAAATACGGTCGTATATAATATGCTCCAGTATAATGTTCTCCAATATTTCCCCCCCTGGAAATGGATCAATATTCCAGTATTAACagcaaatttataattttgcagGACAATACGCTGAGTCGACAAATTCAAGACTCGGGATCACAAGATCgcagagaaattttcatctttttttttataataccgGGCATGTTTTGCATTTTACCAAGTATGACGAGGAAATATTGAAGATTCAAAAACGCAGAACATAATTGAAAACGTGTCAGGATGTCTCGAGGAAAAAAACATGTACGTAATTATTTCCCTAATGTTTTTGCTGATATatgagaagtttttttttttttgacaaaaatcaatttccaactgtactttttttcttgcaatcaGAATCGGAGAGCTGGTCTCAGAACAGAAAACACGAATCAAGCAGATGCAGAGCGAAACCACGAGAAGGAAGTGTTGAAAATATCGATACCAATAATATGCTTATCCTTGAATCATCCTGACCCTGAATCCTAGCAGAAAAACCTCATCCAGAAGGTATGCTTATAGGACATAAACAGTAGAATACTAGAATCTGTTTTCAGTGTGACGAGACTTCGATCGAATACGATTCTTACCGAGTTCCTTGACGGTAATTGGCTGGTAGTTCTCGGGCTGGTGAGAGGACTGAATCAGTCTTGCTTGACTGCCGGTGCTACCTGCCGAAATTGTCGACGTTGTGCTCAAAGTCAAGTGGTTCGGGGTTCGACCTAAGGTTGTTTTCTTCTCCCCTACGAAAGCCTGGGAGTCTTCTTCCCCCTCTGACTTTGTTCCGGAATCCATGTCCACCTTAACTTCACCTGCAATCAAGACAGTCCCCGCTACTCCTGTGCCAGCGGATCGACAGGCGCATTACACACGAGTGAAAGTAGTGGAAGGTGAAGTAGTGATGGCGTGATGGCGTGAATGAATAATGATAGAGAAATTCGAAGCCAGTGTGCTCTGAGAGATTATAGACTCACCCGAGCTGTCGCTGATGGTTTTGCTCCTCGATCGGAATGTCGTTGGGTTCGTGGACGCCTCCTCGAACTCCTTGTCCTCCGAGCTTTCGTGGTCAATGGTGTGCTTCGACTGGCTGTACTTCCGCTTGACGTTGTGCTGGTTGGCCAGCATCTGCTGCTTTGCACTCTTCTTCGAGACGGTGTTGTTCCCATTTTGAACTTGACCCTGGCTCACCGGCTTCTCGAACTTCTCAACGTGGCCGGTTGACATACGAGGTGATATCGATATCGACGGTTGTGACATGTTCTGCTTCGTCGACGGAATGCTCATGTTTCTCACCGACTCACGGATTATCTGACGTATTGTCTTCAGGAACGCGTTGCGGAAGTCAGTCGTGCTGTGCAGGAACAAAATAGTTAGAAAAGTGCGTCAATAATGTCTAACCATTTCAGATCGCAACCTAAGCTCGCCTTCCATGAAATCATTTAAAGTTTTGCAGAGTTGAACTCACTCCATTTTGGAATAACTGACACCTGAAGAGATGGAAAACACAGAGAAATGACACACCTGTTTGACAACACGTAAACTTTCTCAGAGCGTCGCTGAAGTTGGCTTCTAAGATGGATCAATTCCCACAGGAAGTGTGATTCCATGTCTTTCGCTGAGCTTGCTCGAACCTGGACTTCAGTGACAGGGATGAGCACCTGGTAACGAATGATTTCTACCTCGCTGGAGTTCGCCTTCGTCGATACGCCCTGAACAATGATGTTTGAAGTGTGTGTGAAGGTAGTGTTTGAGAGTGTTTTACACCATAACGACTTACCATCAGCTTCTTCTTCTGCCTCAACCTCTCCTTGCAAAGGAATACCACCGCTGATTTAAACACAAAGCACATCGCGTGCAGCTCTAAacctttttttatctttcccaAAAAGTCCGAGATGTTGAGCCACTCCACACCACCATAGTACAGGAGGTCTCCCGGACTCAGGTCGATTGGCTAAAACGAGGAACATTGCAGTTCAAGGTCTTTTGGACCGTTTCGAGGATGCCAAAAAGAGTACACTCACTTGTTTACAAGACTTTTGATGCTGTCTGAATAGGTGATCGAATATCGCTCCGTACTCCTCGTGAATTCGTTGCATTTCGTTAATGTGTTCGGCTACCTTTTCCATTCCCTTGAGAGCCTCTGAAATGAAAAGTGTTTTGATAGTGAAATGTACTCGATATAGGAATGGTTCGAAGAGTCGGATTCAAACTGTTACGAACCGATCAGGTGCTCGTGTTCCTCACTGTGCTCGTCGGTCAGGTTTCTCAACTGCTGAAGCAGGAGAGGATATTTGAGAATTCTCTGGATTGGTTTGATCAAGTAAGACTCAAGAGTCGACGAGTGTTGTTGGCGTGGATTTCTCGCGGATAGAAATTCTTGCAGCGCTTGATTGCCTTCGTCTGCAATTTCGATAAAAGGAACGTAGTCAGAATTGGAATTCAGCCGCGTTGTTTTCAACACACTTTACTTACTGGGATGTAGAACCTTCTGAGCCTTTGAATGACTAGCGCAAAATGAACTGTACAATTTGAAGTGGTTTACATAATACAAAAAGGCACTTCCGATGGAAAACAGGACCCCCTAATAAAAGAAGTTGAAATCAGCATTTGCATTCGTGTGGCATGAAGGTTTTTAAGTGTAAAATGAAGGGTAACGGTGATTCGAACCTTGAATTGACTCGGGTGatcgaaattgttgaaatccGATTCCATTTCGATGGCGTGAtccaaattttgcaaaaattgccGTTGAAACGTTACGATTTCTTGTATGTTTCCAAACAGCGCATTTATTTCTGCATtcgataaaaatgtttcacgtTTCAGGGGTTCTAGATAATTTTCCagcaaattatttaaattctgaaaaacaagACGAACAGGTATAATATTCATCACCTGCTGCATTGCTGTAATATCATTTAATCTGCTTCCCTCACCTTTACATAAGTCCGTTCAGTTTCTATCAATTCCAATATgactttttttagtttctcaGCATCGCTGAGTTGCCTGCTAGGCGTGTGTGCCTGAGAATGTGAGCTGATTACGCTTCCGGTCGGACTGGACTTCCTGGTCTCACCAGGCGATCGGCAAAATCCGGTGACTTGCTCGGCTGTTTTCAGCAGATTTTCTATCTCGAATGAATTCGTCCTCGACGTCTGTTTTCCGTTCTCCATGTGAGACATGGAGGGGCATTCCTGCAGCATGCCTTCTTTGCCTGTAATATagaagaaaattgcaaataatcagattattttttagaCACATGGAAGTCAGTAACTGATGCATGCTCATGATTCTACTCACTCCATCCCGGTGCAGGAACAATCAGGCCAGTTATCATCTCTTCGCTGATGACTGGTGGATCTGAAGGCGGAGGCGGGCAGACCAGACTCTCAATTATGTCATCGGTCACACGCATGATCCCCGATAAATCTGGAGGTTCCGTCCTCGATGAGCGCATCATCATGCACAAGGccaattcctcttgcaaaacaCTCTCCAGGTACATCATATCCAAGTCACTGACGATCGCCCCGTTTATCACCATTATCTCATCACTTTTAATTATACCTGAAACCATATTTGTCGAGGTTTTGTTGGAGCTACTGCAGTAAGATCATCACAGGACAGCAATCTGATTACCGTTCTGCATAGCGACACTCTTGTCTTCGACCCGGCTGACATAACAGCAGAGCTCATCCTGTCTGTCGGAATTTTCGATCAGTTCAGCCTCGACGGAGAAACCCCACATTTGGTCCAAGGTGTTCCGCTGCAGCTCGACTTGGTATAAAATCTTGGCGCACACTTCAACGATCTCGTGTGTGTGAAGCTGCAGAGGAAGGACGATTTTCACCAATTCATCGAACCATGTGAGTACCACCCGAATACCAATGTGGATTATAGTTTACTCACGTAAGTCTCTATCAGATCAGTTCTGTGCGGTACGAAGTAGTTGTGATCTTCCATGTCGCGCCGTTTCTTCACTCGGACAAAGTGCTCCATGGGGTTCAAACTCT
The genomic region above belongs to Diprion similis isolate iyDipSimi1 chromosome 8, iyDipSimi1.1, whole genome shotgun sequence and contains:
- the LOC124408651 gene encoding protein still life, isoforms C/SIF type 2 isoform X5, with translation MVEPTWPPLQRNSSLDLLNPSSSYTDLRTLHKKHCKKYFCLCKRHTVSVICINETKKLYWFNCKSVEEKINPGLGEGYYYKLLKIINGALNTWAHRYIDGLKFAKEEIMFKINGTAKRNMKLLKEGCYCHYHPHTTADSCNAAFLNRVMSDDDRMSLTTAVSDDDDGESVINSPYRGKQTGTAAASFNCTGAVRKAGFLSVKKWLLRKKHQIELARKRGWKGYWVCLKGTTLLFYPCDSHESRSVEAAPKHLIIVDGAIMQPIPEHPKRDYIFCLSTAFGDAYLFQAPCQVELENWVNSIHSACAAAFARHRGKTGTLHLLQEEIFRLEKAIESDHKLKHMADLQQSVVSDAETKQQINNQIVQWEENLERLHCEQFRLRCYMASLQSGELPNPKSLLTHVSRATKQTLNKLGVFTVSSFHAFICARSPSLLNNLLAGRGATKRRPPLLSRSNSGSSKRSLQISSRDEEKTVKVLVPENQLVSVFLRDAMSVEEFLASACSRKSLNPMEHFVRVKKRRDMEDHNYFVPHRTDLIETYLHTHEIVEVCAKILYQVELQRNTLDQMWGFSVEAELIENSDRQDELCCYVSRVEDKSVAMQNGIIKSDEIMVINGAIVSDLDMMYLESVLQEELALCMMMRSSRTEPPDLSGIMRVTDDIIESLVCPPPPSDPPVISEEMITGLIVPAPGWSKEGMLQECPSMSHMENGKQTSRTNSFEIENLLKTAEQVTGFCRSPGETRKSSPTGSVISSHSQAHTPSRQLSDAEKLKKVILELIETERTYVKNLNNLLENYLEPLKRETFLSNAEINALFGNIQEIVTFQRQFLQNLDHAIEMESDFNNFDHPSQFKGVLFSIGSAFLYYVNHFKLYSSFCASHSKAQKVLHPNEGNQALQEFLSARNPRQQHSSTLESYLIKPIQRILKYPLLLQQLRNLTDEHSEEHEHLIEALKGMEKVAEHINEMQRIHEEYGAIFDHLFRQHQKSCKQPIDLSPGDLLYYGGVEWLNISDFLGKIKKGLELHAMCFVFKSAVVFLCKERLRQKKKLMGVSTKANSSEVEIIRYQVLIPVTEVQVRASSAKDMESHFLWELIHLRSQLQRRSEKVYVLSNSTTDFRNAFLKTIRQIIRESVRNMSIPSTKQNMSQPSISISPRMSTGHVEKFEKPVSQGQVQNGNNTVSKKSAKQQMLANQHNVKRKYSQSKHTIDHESSEDKEFEEASTNPTTFRSRSKTISDSSGVAGTVLIAGEVKVDMDSGTKSEGEEDSQAFVGEKKTTLGRTPNHLTLSTTSTISAGSTGSQARLIQSSHQPENYQPITVKELGSPIWKPRELPSMGEATTLPRKGKSAGEFAEISSAHSASRKSLVEINNCAQQSNFNNHV